DNA sequence from the Pungitius pungitius chromosome 3, fPunPun2.1, whole genome shotgun sequence genome:
CATATGTTTGGCATAGGACAGCTAGATccatcacccccaccccctccttctTGGGGCCCCCACTCTGTCATTGTTCCCTGGGTCTATTCAGACCGGCTTTGTGCTTTTCATCTCGGGGGTTTGGAAGGAAAAGGGAGATTTCATTGAAGCCTTCCAACATGTTGGTTCTGAGGTGGTTGTGTGCCCTAAAAGCGTCCATGGCTGCCGTGTTTTGGTGCGGTTATAATGCGCTTTGTGTTCCAGGCTGGAAGGATAGGATTCAGAGCTGAAGAACAGATGGTGTCATATGGTGGCAATTAGTATGTTTTTAATCCACTTACAAAAGGGTGAGGAGACGTAATCAAGACGACCTGCTGactcccacctcccccaccctcacccttTCTGTCTGATCCATTTGTTGGTGAACGTTACCAGCATCGGCAGCAGAGTTATTTATAGCACATGTCAAAAATCCCCCTTTGCGCTTGTGCCAAGTGTCGCTGACGCTGACCCAGGCAAGCGGTCGCCAAGGTAACTGACGTGGTGTGTCTTGACAGCGTGTGGTTGCCAGGTGTGCACTATCAGCTCAGCTGACACAGGTGGCTCAATAATTGATAGAGaggcggtgtgtttgtgttccttgAGGACCTTTGGCGTTTACTGCTTGACACAGTCCGCCGTCCCAAACTCACACACGGGGCtcttctgcaaacacaaatttCATTCCCCTTTCAACATCTACGATTTTTCCAAACCCCGCTTACTAATAAAAATGGCAGCACTTGTAGACCCACTCATGGTTGTGGCACACTTCACTTGGATATATGACGAGACAAAGATCTCAGTATCAGCAGCAGATTGAAAGAAGTAACAGGCgctgcctgcgtgtgtgtgtgcgtgtgtgtgtttcatgatgCATGATATTTTCTTCAGTTGCAATCCCTGTCCAGAGATATTAACATATGttcttcatctttttccgtttctttcttttagtGCCTTCATTGTGATAAATCCTTCCTCAATTCCTCGTTCCTCCAGAATCACATGCAGCGGCGCCACCCAGACGAGTACGAGATCGGTAAGTGGAGTTTTCACGTAGGTCCAGATGAGAGACGACTGAGCACGTCCCTCCGCCAATCAACTGGCGGTTGGATCCCAGACCCTGCTAACCCacgtgtccttgagcaagacactgaaccccaacattgctcctgtacCTGTGACTACTGTGTGTGAATGCTAGGTACTGATACACAGGTGGCACTGTGCATGTTAGCTGCTGTCATTAGTATGTAAATGATTGATGACGtgaagtgttaaagcgcttcAGGTGGTCAGACGACTAGAAGAGTGCTAtaaaagtccatttaccattcatTTACCACAATGAATGAACCAAAAGTCAGATAAATCACCTACACTTAAACGATTAGTGGGTGAAGACAGGATAGGGGAGGGTGAAAtatgaaaagcccccccccccttgtattGTTCCGTAGACAAtatcttttctttatcttttacACCATAGCAGAGTTTCGCTCGGACAGAGAGAAGAAATCCCAGATCGAAGTCCTCAAATCGGAGATCAGCGGCCTGAAAGAGCAGATtgttcagcagcagctggactTGCAGGCCAAAGCAGTTCAGGTAGGAAAACCCAGCAATCTCAATCGATTAGTCAGTGATGTCACGTGgtggctgctggtgcaggttgaagggaggactcagacgcaggggtTTCAAGGTTTTCCAAAAAGGTGTTCTTTATTCCAACAgaagacgtgcaccaacaacgggtAGACTGAACAATGACACTACAGGGGACAACAgccacacagggcttaaatacactagggaggtgcaggtgattggacacaggtggaagtgaagctaacccagggacacaagagacatgaaactacaaaataaaacaggaagcagaaccaaaccgtgacaagtgAATTGATCAGCTGATCTGCAACTTTATCTGctccttttttattgttcagCACAGgtggcaaacatttttttttacttctctttTTTGATCATATATGATGGTCcagcatttaaaaaatctgtatgaagaatatttaaAAGGACAGTTTGCctcaaaatacatgtatttccTCTTACCTGTACTGCTGTTTACCAGCGTAAATTGTTTTGGTGCACTTCTGAGGTGTTGGTCTACCTACCCAAAATAAAGAGACGATATGGCTCTCGGCTTGTCGTGAGAAATCTAGATTCTAAAGAGGAgggcaatttatttttttaattttggggTGAACTGCCCCTATTATTTCTCTACCTTAATGCTGTTCCTTACTGAGCATTTTTCTTATGCCATGATTCCAGGAGAAGGAGCATAAAGATCGGCTGAGAGAACTGGACTGCTTCAAGGCCGAGGAGATGGCGCGCATGGACCGAAAGATAGAGGACAGCAGGGACAGCATACGCAGGGAGATGGAGTTTCTCTACACCCGAAATATTCAGGCTCTCAACGTATGGAAAAGGATTGATGTGGATCAACCCCTTCAGTAGAAGCGGTTTTCTGAGTATGTTAAACCATGGCAGTTTTTATTATCGTGCATTTGTTGTCATTCGTAGGAAGTTAATCAGAATCAGACAGCTAAACATGAGAAACCAGCCAGCCCGGTTCACTTGCAGCCACAGAGGGACCTGgacaactacagagagacacaagTCGTACAGAAGCTGGAACAGCAACTGAAGAAACAGGTCTGTGTGGAGGGGAGGAACTGTTTTCTACACGAGAATAAAACCGTTGTGATCACGCAACTGCTCTTCTCTAGGAGAAAAAGTGGGGATCCAGGCAGCAAGAGTTGAACGCCCAACACGAGTCTGAGAAGAACCAGGTATGTTTCATCTCTCTGAACCCCGAAACTCACCAGTGGGATTTTATAGTATgttatgttttaaaaagttgccCAAGCTGTAAAAATATGTCCAATAAAGGCATCCAATTGTAAAATGCTACTATTCACTCACGTGCGACAGTTACTTGACAAATATTCCCCTCAAACTTCTACTGAGCAGGTAGGACACAATGCTGCATGGATGGATTGCATCCTCTTCCAATTTCTTTTGCAAATAAATTCTCCAAATAAATTACTTCTGGGGTTAAAGTGCCTTTTTAgttgaaaatattttacaagCTTCAGTAGATAAAAGCCTTAACCCATGtacccccccatctcccccacCCGTTTTCTTCCAGCTGCTGGACAAGTTAAGCAGAATGCAGTCGTCCTTGTCCGAGCAGCAGGAGAGCAGCCGGCGGCTAGAGCAGGAGATGAGCAGGATGGGCAGGAGGCTACAGGAGCAGGAGCACACCATCAAGGCTCAGTGGGAgcaggtcaaacacacacacacacgcacacacacagtcggcGGAGATTATGTCTGGAGAGGAAGCGAGGCGGAGGGGGTCTGCTCTCATTCAGGATATCCTTTATATGCCGCACGAGCTGTGATTGTGTTGTATTGAGACTTGTACTGAATATTAAACTGGAAGCGGATGTGTTTGCTGGAGGAGCTCCACATTTTCCCCATGTGCGCTCTGATACCAGAGAATTTAGGGGGCAGCAGACACTCACAGTTGACCAACTATTATAGTCTtgataaagaagaaaaacaagtacTGGCCTTTTCAAATCAATCTGCTTCCGTGTCAGATGGCAATACAACACAAGATGATGTTCGATCTCCACACAAATGCAGTGAACGATGAAAGGAGTTGGCGCCATTTCTCCCTGACATTTTCCAAATTGATTCCCCGAAgtgacaaattaaaataaaagttttttttttttttgtttgtttgtttttttaacttccaGATACGGAATATCTCCTCGATTCCACCCACCAAAGTAGTGGAAGTGCCAGGTACGGCCTTTTACACTACACTGTCGCACCACGTTTTCTTTTACCAAAGGATGAATTCACCCTGTCCTCTGTTTTCCAGTCATTCACAGCGCGCCCGCTCCAGAGCCCAAACCCAAGAGAGTTGTGCTCGGTAAGTTTAGCCGAAGCCCGCCGCCGTGAGAGTATGGCAGTAAATATGACACGGCCCCTCCCAGAGAGGCTGCCGCGCATGTGCTTCTGTGCATCACAGAGTTCCCCGCAACCTCTTTTTACAACACATATTTTGTCTCATTctaatgacctttgacctcatgtGCCGTCCTATTAGAGGAGCCGGTCTCTGCTCCTAAGCTGGATCCTATACAGGAGATGTCAGAAGAGGAGAAAGGTAAAAGAGGCTAGAGAAAACCCAACAGAGCCGAGCCGACTGCACGCTGTCTGCATGGATGCATCAGTCTGTTCTGGGCAGCCTGTTTTCTCCCTTAAAGAGCGAGTTGGGATGTTTTTGAAGTGCGTTTTGTTTGAGCTGCTTGTCCAAAGTCGGTGTATTAGCTACAGTAGGTGAAGTCTGGAGAGACACACAGGAGTACCGGGGCGGGAGAAGAGCAATGTTCTGCTGTGGATTTTTGGTTTTTAGAGAGAACCTAATTCTTGCCTCTCTATTTTACTGTCAGACTGTCCATTCTGAAAGGGAATTTAAGGCTTAATCTGTGCTTTCTTCTGGCTACCACACTGCaaagataaaaaatgtaatttgacttCATAGAACACTGGAGGTGCCTCCATAGGTCCCTTTATAACATTTTttcaaacaacaacagaaacaaagtcaaataagtattttactaaataagtaaattatttctttttttacagtttctAAAACGGCAGCACATTGCTTTTGCTCCAAACTGCAGCTAAACACTGGCTATGGAGAAGTAGCTCATACAAACCCCACTTCAAACTATCCAAACTCTCCCCTAAGTGTAGACTGAGGTGATGGCGGTCCACACTTTTCAAAAAGTATGCTCAATGCCTGTGCCATCAGTTGACGCCTGCCATGTTGGCATTGCTGGTCattacatccatccatcatctcgTTGCCAATGTTTGTGGCGAATGAGCTCATAGACATTCTCCTCTTCTGCCCGCCCCGCTGCAGTCACATCCATCTGCCTGACCCTGGCATGGAGCTTTGCTCTTAAAGTTGGcaaatgcatgtttgttttgctgcattATGGCCTtgattattttctccttttttgtatCCATAAGTGGCTGATGAAGCAGGATTTCTTTCGCAGACTCGAGCAGCTTCTCTGAGAAGAGGCCAGTGGAGAAGAGGTCCGGGCCTACACCGGAGAAAAAACAGAGGGCTCTGAAAAAGAACCCTAACATCAAGAAGGAGATACGGGCAGATCTGGAGCAGGCCGTCATCAAGAAGCTGGAGAACCTGGGAGTCAAGTCTGTAAGTTTTGCATCTTGTGTTCAAGCGATCACAAATGCAACCGTCTGGAACAACGTTTCACTCAACCTGCTGCCGTGTCAACCTCTCCACTCAGGACCAGACTAGTCTGAAGGACAAAGAGCTCAGCTCCATCCTGGCCATGATGCACTTAAAGCGAGAGAGCGTCGCAAGGGGGATGCCCGACTACTGGCGCCAACGGAAGGAGATCGCCAGCGCCGCAGAGGAGACGCTGGCCCATCAGAGGAGAGGCAGCGACCCGGCTCCCGAGTCGCAGACCAGACCCAAAACGGTTCAAGGCGAGTCAAAAAAGCCTCCTGAATAACAGTAGGGAGCCTGCTGGCTTTTTGATACCTGAATGACATcatatgttttgtctttgtgcagTGATGCAGATCCGCCCCCGATCCAGCAGCCTGCCCTCCAGAGCGACCCAGGTAGTGTCCAGACCCGCCATCAAACAGCCCAAGACCCCCCAGCCGGCACCGAGAGTCAGGGCCACCGTCCAGCCCAAGACCTCCACGCCCAAGACCGTAAACTCCAAGTAAAGAAGAAAGGATGGGTTTTAGAATATGTGGTTTGTTGTAGTTCTACATAAATGTCTACTTGGCATTAAAACTCATACTTAGGTTACTGTAGAATGAGCGCGTCTGCAGCACATAAAGTAAAGATGTGAAGGAAACCAAGCACAATCCGCCTCAGTGGCTGTTTGGCCACAAAGTTGAtgagagaagcagcagcagcagtagtagttTATGTCCACAGCAGTAAATTACTTTCTCCAAACTGCATTTACTGAAGGTAAAGACCCGGTTCGAGTCCTGTCTGTCCTGTTCTGCATTGAATGGCACACAGGGCGAGACCCCCctttgagcgccccccccccccccccccatgaaaaaATGCCGCCCCAGGGGGCTACCTCTTTAGCATCTAGAATCAGGTTTGAGTGGTGCAACAGGCTGCCGCCAATAAGAAAATCATATTTTACGGCTGTAACacatagaatagaatagaacatGATATGTGGCCAGGTGCTGGTTGTGATTTACGTTTATCTCTGTGGATCTCAAGGACCCCCCCTTTCAGCTCGGATGAGGAATCTGAAGAAAAGGACACGGATATCGAGGAGGAACATCGCCATAAATCTCAGAGGGGCAAATCGCCTCAACCCAGACTCAACCAGGTCCAAATCCGAGCAAGCAAAACCAGTCCTGTCCAGTCCAGGCAGGCTCAAGCCAGGCAGTCCTTCACCTCCGGCCCTCAGCAGGACTGGGGCCCAGTGGGCAATGCCACGAAGACGGCAGTCACCAAGATGGAGAGCGACGAGGACGAGTGGTCGGAGGTCAGCGAGCTGCAGGAAATCGACCCGAAGCGTCTCCAGAGTTTCAAAGACCAGAACGGTAACGTGGACAAGAGGAACTTTGGGAAAGGCAAGTTTCCTTCACTGCGGGCTCAAATCATAATAAAGTCCATTTCACACGTGATAGGTACTCTATGGTTCTGTGAGGTACACGTACCCACTAAACtaccattttatattttaatcttGTTTAAATGATTGAACTGATTTAATCcattgtttatttaaattcttttagaaaacaaaatcaacGACCTGGCTAGAAAAGTGGAGAAGCAGTTCTCAGAGAGAGCAATAAAGaaaccagcagggggcatcAGCATCTTACCGGAGAGGAAGGATGAGGTCCAGGAGCTTACGGTTAGACTCGCTCAGCGATAAAAATCTCAGGCCTTTGGCTTACAATGCTGCCTGCtcatttgatgtgtgtgtgtgtgtgtgtgtgtgtgtgtgtgtgtgtgacacacacagttCACAGACCTGGAGGAGAGCAGTGAATGGGCGGTGTCCTCGTTAGAAGACAGACGGGAAACGGCCAAACCGTTGAGGAAGAGCTTGGACTCGCCCAGCACCAGCGTGTGGGGAACTTCCACCGGGAAAGGTGTCAAATCAGGTGAGTCCCAGATGTGACCCAAAGAGGTAGCACGTCTCTCACAGGCAATGGGTGCTAACAcaaacagaagagaaaaaagggggtCAAAGAAGGACCCAAGAGGTTCTGATAA
Encoded proteins:
- the dzip1 gene encoding cilium assembly protein DZIP1 isoform X4, which produces MPFHNGAYYPYTSDTQGARSSAGTPSLLNSPPIMTPSSGASVSLPFKFRLRRESVDWRRINAVDIDLVVSQLDLDALQEHIGSVTFCSLDGERCQRCQSPVDPALVKLLRLAQLTVEWLLHCQEFLAHNVRVAEERLAAAGREREQLLAQQKAQEEKAKALTAELKQRKKFIRTQQSMLAPQIASGQKCLHCDKSFLNSSFLQNHMQRRHPDEYEIEFRSDREKKSQIEVLKSEISGLKEQIVQQQLDLQAKAVQEKEHKDRLRELDCFKAEEMARMDRKIEDSRDSIRREMEFLYTRNIQALNEVNQNQTAKHEKPASPVHLQPQRDLDNYRETQVVQKLEQQLKKQEKKWGSRQQELNAQHESEKNQLLDKLSRMQSSLSEQQESSRRLEQEMSRMGRRLQEQEHTIKAQWEQIRNISSIPPTKVVEVPVIHSAPAPEPKPKRVVLDSSSFSEKRPVEKRSGPTPEKKQRALKKNPNIKKEIRADLEQAVIKKLENLGVKSDQTSLKDKELSSILAMMHLKRESVARGMPDYWRQRKEIASAAEETLAHQRRGSDPAPESQTRPKTVQVMQIRPRSSSLPSRATQVVSRPAIKQPKTPQPAPRVRATVQPKTSTPKTVNSKTPPFSSDEESEEKDTDIEEEHRHKSQRGKSPQPRLNQVQIRASKTSPVQSRQAQARQSFTSGPQQDWGPVGNATKTAVTKMESDEDEWSEVSELQEIDPKRLQSFKDQNGNVDKRNFGKENKINDLARKVEKQFSERAIKKPAGGISILPERKDEVQELTFTDLEESSEWAVSSLEDRRETAKPLRKSLDSPSTSVWGTSTGKGVKSGLTGGETGSTLKSSMCSLSDISDSEDISNK
- the dzip1 gene encoding cilium assembly protein DZIP1 isoform X2, giving the protein MPFHNGAYYPYTSDTQGARSSAGTPSLLNSPPIMTPSSGASVSLPFKFRLRRESVDWRRINAVDIDLVVSQLDLDALQEHIGSVTFCSLDGERCQRCQSPVDPALVKLLRLAQLTVEWLLHCQEFLAHNVRVAEERLAAAGREREQLLAQQKAQEEKAKALTAELKQRKKFIRTQQSMLAPQIASGQKCLHCDKSFLNSSFLQNHMQRRHPDEYEIEFRSDREKKSQIEVLKSEISGLKEQIVQQQLDLQAKAVQEKEHKDRLRELDCFKAEEMARMDRKIEDSRDSIRREMEFLYTRNIQALNEVNQNQTAKHEKPASPVHLQPQRDLDNYRETQVVQKLEQQLKKQEKKWGSRQQELNAQHESEKNQLLDKLSRMQSSLSEQQESSRRLEQEMSRMGRRLQEQEHTIKAQWEQIRNISSIPPTKVVEVPVIHSAPAPEPKPKRVVLEEPVSAPKLDPIQEMSEEEKDSSSFSEKRPVEKRSGPTPEKKQRALKKNPNIKKEIRADLEQAVIKKLENLGVKSDQTSLKDKELSSILAMMHLKRESVARGMPDYWRQRKEIASAAEETLAHQRRGSDPAPESQTRPKTVQVMQIRPRSSSLPSRATQVVSRPAIKQPKTPQPAPRVRATVQPKTSTPKTVNSKTPPFSSDEESEEKDTDIEEEHRHKSQRGKSPQPRLNQVQIRASKTSPVQSRQAQARQSFTSGPQQDWGPVGNATKTAVTKMESDEDEWSEVSELQEIDPKRLQSFKDQNGNVDKRNFGKENKINDLARKVEKQFSERAIKKPAGGISILPERKDEVQELTFTDLEESSEWAVSSLEDRRETAKPLRKSLDSPSTSVWGTSTGKGVKSGLTGGETGSTLKSSMCSLSDISDSEDISNK
- the dzip1 gene encoding cilium assembly protein DZIP1 isoform X3, with protein sequence MPFHNGAYYPYTSDTQGARSSAGTPSLLNSPPIMTPSSGASVSLPFKFRLRRESVDWRRINAVDIDLVVSQLDLDALQEHIGSVTFCSLDGERCQRCQSPVDPALVKLLRLAQLTVEWLLHCQEFLAHNVRVAEERLAAAGREREQLLAQQKAQEEKAKALTAELKQRKKFIRTQQSMLAPQIASGQKCLHCDKSFLNSSFLQNHMQRRHPDEYEIAEFRSDREKKSQIEVLKSEISGLKEQIVQQQLDLQAKAVQEKEHKDRLRELDCFKAEEMARMDRKIEDSRDSIRREMEFLYTRNIQALNEVNQNQTAKHEKPASPVHLQPQRDLDNYRETQVVQKLEQQLKKQEKKWGSRQQELNAQHESEKNQLLDKLSRMQSSLSEQQESSRRLEQEMSRMGRRLQEQEHTIKAQWEQIRNISSIPPTKVVEVPVIHSAPAPEPKPKRVVLDSSSFSEKRPVEKRSGPTPEKKQRALKKNPNIKKEIRADLEQAVIKKLENLGVKSDQTSLKDKELSSILAMMHLKRESVARGMPDYWRQRKEIASAAEETLAHQRRGSDPAPESQTRPKTVQVMQIRPRSSSLPSRATQVVSRPAIKQPKTPQPAPRVRATVQPKTSTPKTVNSKTPPFSSDEESEEKDTDIEEEHRHKSQRGKSPQPRLNQVQIRASKTSPVQSRQAQARQSFTSGPQQDWGPVGNATKTAVTKMESDEDEWSEVSELQEIDPKRLQSFKDQNGNVDKRNFGKENKINDLARKVEKQFSERAIKKPAGGISILPERKDEVQELTFTDLEESSEWAVSSLEDRRETAKPLRKSLDSPSTSVWGTSTGKGVKSGLTGGETGSTLKSSMCSLSDISDSEDISNK
- the dzip1 gene encoding cilium assembly protein DZIP1 isoform X1 — encoded protein: MPFHNGAYYPYTSDTQGARSSAGTPSLLNSPPIMTPSSGASVSLPFKFRLRRESVDWRRINAVDIDLVVSQLDLDALQEHIGSVTFCSLDGERCQRCQSPVDPALVKLLRLAQLTVEWLLHCQEFLAHNVRVAEERLAAAGREREQLLAQQKAQEEKAKALTAELKQRKKFIRTQQSMLAPQIASGQKCLHCDKSFLNSSFLQNHMQRRHPDEYEIAEFRSDREKKSQIEVLKSEISGLKEQIVQQQLDLQAKAVQEKEHKDRLRELDCFKAEEMARMDRKIEDSRDSIRREMEFLYTRNIQALNEVNQNQTAKHEKPASPVHLQPQRDLDNYRETQVVQKLEQQLKKQEKKWGSRQQELNAQHESEKNQLLDKLSRMQSSLSEQQESSRRLEQEMSRMGRRLQEQEHTIKAQWEQIRNISSIPPTKVVEVPVIHSAPAPEPKPKRVVLEEPVSAPKLDPIQEMSEEEKDSSSFSEKRPVEKRSGPTPEKKQRALKKNPNIKKEIRADLEQAVIKKLENLGVKSDQTSLKDKELSSILAMMHLKRESVARGMPDYWRQRKEIASAAEETLAHQRRGSDPAPESQTRPKTVQVMQIRPRSSSLPSRATQVVSRPAIKQPKTPQPAPRVRATVQPKTSTPKTVNSKTPPFSSDEESEEKDTDIEEEHRHKSQRGKSPQPRLNQVQIRASKTSPVQSRQAQARQSFTSGPQQDWGPVGNATKTAVTKMESDEDEWSEVSELQEIDPKRLQSFKDQNGNVDKRNFGKENKINDLARKVEKQFSERAIKKPAGGISILPERKDEVQELTFTDLEESSEWAVSSLEDRRETAKPLRKSLDSPSTSVWGTSTGKGVKSGLTGGETGSTLKSSMCSLSDISDSEDISNK